CGGGTGTTCGAGCTCTGGGAGGCGAGCACCGCCGACCGGCTGGGGCTCGTCGCGGCGGCCCGGCACGCGCTGGCCAGGGGGCTGGACGTGATCGAGCGCGAGGTCGGCGAGCGGGCGGGCGGGTTGCGCGCGGGGCTCGCCGCGCTGCCCGGCGTGGAGGTGCGCGACCCGGGCCGGCGCAAGGCGGGCATCGTCACGTTCACCGTGGAGGGCGTGGCGGCGGGCGACGTGCGCGACCGGCTGGCCGACGCGGGCGTCACGGTCACCGTCAGCGGCGCGTCGTCCACGCTGCTGGACATGACCCGGCGCGGGCTCGACGAGGTGGTGAGGGCGTCACCGCATTACTTCGTCGAGCCCGCGCAGGTCGATCAGGCGGTCGCGGCGGTCGAGGCCGTCAGCAGGTCCGCCCGGTGATGCGCGGGACGCAGTCGGAGTAGTCCAGGAACAGCTGCACCGCCGAGTCGTTGCGCGAGGTCTGCGCCGCGATCACCGTGTCGCGCGGGTAGAACCCGCTGGTCCCGCTCGCCGACTTCGGGTACATCTCGAAGGTGTAGCTCCAGATCTTGTGCGCGGCCCACATCCAGTCGTCGACGCTGCCGTCGGTGATGTAGAGGTCGCTGGCCTGCTGCGGCGTGTAGCCGTTCAGCGCGGCCATCCGCCGGCCCATGGTCTGGAACACGTTGGCCTGGGTGGCGTCCAGGCCCGCGGCCGTGTCGTTGTAGGTGTAGCCGTACGGCCACAGGATCAGCTCCGAGAACGTGTGCCAGTCGATGTGCGACTTGATCTGCTGCACACCACCCACCACGCGGGTGCCGACGAAGTCGCGGACCCGGGCCGTCTCCGGCGCCGAGAACGCGGACGGGCCGCGGTAGGTCTCGCTCGAACCGCTGCCGCTCGAACCGCCGCAGCAGCCCCACTGGTAGCCCCAGTTGCGGTTCGGGTCGGTGCCGGTCGAGGTGGAGTTCGGCTGCCGGTTCTTCCGCCACGCGCGGAACGAGCCGGTCGCGATGTCGTACTCCGCGCCGTCCGGGTTGACGCTCGGGATGATCCAGATCTCCCGGCTGTCGACCGCGCTCTTGATGGCCGAGTTGGACGCGTAGTTGTCCGTGTACCGCTTGATGATGTGCAGGCACATCTCCACGGTCAGGTGCTCGCGCGCGTGCTGGTTGCAGGTGAACAGCACCTCGGGCTCGGACTCGTCGACCGACGGGTTGTCGCTGAGCTTGATCATCCACAGGTCGCGGTTCTGGTACGACTTGCCGATGCTGCGCAGCGTCACCAGGTTCGGGTGGTCCTGGACGGTCTGGTTCAGCTCGGCGACCATCTCCGCGTAGTTGTGGTACCCGGTGTAGCCGGACGGGAAGTCCATCGTGCCGAGCTGCGGGTCGGTGAAGTCGACCTTCCCGAGGCCCGCCAGCTGGGCGTCCGCGTCACCGGTGTTCGTCATCGGCAGGCCCGTGGCGCGCAGCAGCAGCTGCTGGCGGGGCTCGGCGATCACGGTGAGCTTGTCGCCGTTCTGGCCGAGGACGTCGACCCCCGTCCGGGCGACCTTCGTCCGCGCCTCAGGGGTGGTCGCGGTGATTTCGAAGACGGTCCGCTCGGGGGAGTGCGCGGTCGCCGGTTGCGCCGACCCGGGGTGCACGGGGAGCACCAGGGTCACGCTCGCGACCAGCGCGGCGGCCATGAGGCCGCGCCGCTTGGTGAACATCAAGCCTCCATCATCAGCAGGGTTTGCGACGGAGATGGGCGGTACCCAACAGAAAGCTCACACAGCGTGGCCCTCGGGTCACATTCCGAGGTAGCCCCCGTTTGTCGGGTTCGCCACCCGGGCGCGGGCTGACAGTTGACGGAATTCGCGAAGCCTTACCCTTGAGGCATGCTCAGCCGCATCGACCTGCGAGGTCGTGTCCCGTCCGCCGCCGAACTGCGCGCCGCGCTGCCGCGCGCCGAGGTCGACGTGGACGCGGTGCTGCATCAGGTCCGGCCGCTGGTGGACGACGTGCGCGCCCGCGGCGTGGAGGCCGTGCTGGAGCACGGCGAGAGGTTCGACGGGGTCCGCCCGGCCTCCGTCCGGGTGCCCGCCGCCGAGCTGGACCGCGCGCTGGCCGAGCTGGCCCCCGCCGTCCGCGCGGCCCTGGAGGAGTCCGTCGCCCGCGCCCGCAAGGTGCACGCCGACCAGCGCCGGGTCGACACGACCACCCAGGTCGTGCCCGGCGGCACGGTCACCGAGCGCTGGGCGCCGGTGGCCCGAGTCGGCCTGTACGCGCCCGGCGGCCTGGCCGTCTACCCGTCCAGCGTGGTGATGAACGTGGTGCCGGCGCAGCTCGCGGGCGTCGGGTCGCTGGTGGTCTGCTCGCCGCCGCAGGCGGAGTTCGGCGGCCTGCCGCACCCGACGATCATGGCCGCGGCGGCGCTGCTCGGCGTGACCGAGGTGTGGGCCGTGGGCGGCGCCCTGGCCGTCGCCCTGCTCGCGTACGGCGGCACGGACACCGACGGCGGCGAGCTGGAGCCGGTCGACCTGGTCACCGGTCCCGGCAACATCTACCTGACCGCGGCCAAGCGCCTGCTGCGCGGCCTGGTCGGCATCGACTCCGAGGCCGGGCCGACCGAGATCGCGGTCCTGGCCGACCACACCGCCGACCCGGTGCACGTGGCCGCCGACCTGATCAGCCAGGCCGAGCACGACACGCTGGCCGCGAGCGTGCTGGTGACCACGTCCGAGGAGCTGGCCGACGCCGTCGACGCGGAGCTGGAGCGCCAGGTCGACGCGACCCGGCACAGCGAGCGCGTCCGGACCGCGTTGCGGGGCAAGCAGTCCGGCGCGGTGCTGGTGTCCACCGTGGACGAGGGGCTGCGGGTGGTGGACGTCTACGCCGCCGAGCACCTGGAGGTGCAGACCGCCGACGCCCGCGAGGTCGCGGGCCGGGTGCGCGCCGCCGGCGCGATCTTCGTCGGCCCGCACTCGCCGGTGTCGCTCGGCGACTACTGTGCGGGCTCCAACCACGTGCTGCCCACCGGCGGGTGCGCGCGGCACTCGTCGGGGCTGTCGGTGCAGACGTTCCTGCGCGGCATCCACGTGATCGACTACAGCGAGGACGCGCTGCGCGAGGTCGCGCCGCACGTCGTGGCGCTGGCGAACGCCGAGGACCTGCCCGCGCACGGCCAGGCCGTGACGGCGAGGTTCCGCGGGTGAAGCCGATCGGATCGCGGGTGGAGCTGGTCGACCTCCCCCTGCGCGAGGACCTGCGCGGCCGGACGCCGTACGGCGCGCCGCAGCTGGACGTCCCGGTGCGGTTGAACACCAACGAGAACCCCTACCCGCCCACGCCCGCCCTGGTGGAGGACGTGGTGCGCGAGGTGGCGGCCATCGCGGGCGAGCTGCACCGCTACCCGGACCGGGACGCGGTGGCGCTGCGCGAGGACCTGGCCGACTACCTGGCGTCGTCCACGGGCGTGCCGCTGACCTCGGCGAACGTGTGGGCGGCCAACGGGTCCAACGAGGTGCTGCAGCAGATCCTGCAGGCGTTCGGCGGGCCCGGCCGGTCCGCGCTCGGCTTCGAGCCGTCGTACTCGATGCACCCGATCATCGCCGCCGGCACCCGCACCGAGTGGGCGCCGACGCCCCGCCGCGCGGACTTCTCGCTGGACGTCGACGCGGCGGCGGCGGTGATCGCCTCGCGCGCGCCGGACGTGGTGTTCGTGACCAGCCCGAACAACCCGACCGGGCAGAGCCTGCCGGTCGAGGACCTGCGGGTGCTGATCGAGGCCGCGCCGGGCGTCGTCGTGGTGGACGAGGCGTACGCGGAGTTCTCGTCGCGGCCGAGCGCGGTCGTGCTGCTGGCGGACCACCCGGCCAAGCTGATCGTCAGCCGGACCATGAGCAAGGCGTTCGCCTTCGCCGGCGGCCGGCTGGGCTACCTGGCCGCCGCGCCCGCCGTGGTGGACGCGCTGCAGCTGGTGCGGCTGCCGTACCACCTGTCGGCGCTGACCCAGGCGGCGGCGCGGGCGTCGCTGCGGCACGCGTCGGAGACGCTGGGCTCGGTGGCCCGGTTGGCGGCCGAGCGCGACCGGGTGGTCGACGCGCTGACCGGCCTCGGGTTCTCGGTGGTGGCGAGCGACGCGAACTTCGTGCTGTTCGGCTGGTTCGAGGACGCGCACGCCACGTGGCGGTCGTATTTGGAACGCGGTGTGCTGATCAGGGACGTCGGCATCGCCGGACATCTGCGGGTGACGGTCGGCACTCCGGAGGAGAACGACGCGTTCCTCGCGGCGAGCAAGGAGGTTGGTCGGTGAGCCGGGTCGGCAAGGTGGAACGCACCACCAGGGAGTCGTCGGTG
This genomic window from Saccharothrix sp. HUAS TT1 contains:
- a CDS encoding M14 family metallopeptidase → MFTKRRGLMAAALVASVTLVLPVHPGSAQPATAHSPERTVFEITATTPEARTKVARTGVDVLGQNGDKLTVIAEPRQQLLLRATGLPMTNTGDADAQLAGLGKVDFTDPQLGTMDFPSGYTGYHNYAEMVAELNQTVQDHPNLVTLRSIGKSYQNRDLWMIKLSDNPSVDESEPEVLFTCNQHAREHLTVEMCLHIIKRYTDNYASNSAIKSAVDSREIWIIPSVNPDGAEYDIATGSFRAWRKNRQPNSTSTGTDPNRNWGYQWGCCGGSSGSGSSETYRGPSAFSAPETARVRDFVGTRVVGGVQQIKSHIDWHTFSELILWPYGYTYNDTAAGLDATQANVFQTMGRRMAALNGYTPQQASDLYITDGSVDDWMWAAHKIWSYTFEMYPKSASGTSGFYPRDTVIAAQTSRNDSAVQLFLDYSDCVPRITGRTC
- the hisD gene encoding histidinol dehydrogenase, which produces MLSRIDLRGRVPSAAELRAALPRAEVDVDAVLHQVRPLVDDVRARGVEAVLEHGERFDGVRPASVRVPAAELDRALAELAPAVRAALEESVARARKVHADQRRVDTTTQVVPGGTVTERWAPVARVGLYAPGGLAVYPSSVVMNVVPAQLAGVGSLVVCSPPQAEFGGLPHPTIMAAAALLGVTEVWAVGGALAVALLAYGGTDTDGGELEPVDLVTGPGNIYLTAAKRLLRGLVGIDSEAGPTEIAVLADHTADPVHVAADLISQAEHDTLAASVLVTTSEELADAVDAELERQVDATRHSERVRTALRGKQSGAVLVSTVDEGLRVVDVYAAEHLEVQTADAREVAGRVRAAGAIFVGPHSPVSLGDYCAGSNHVLPTGGCARHSSGLSVQTFLRGIHVIDYSEDALREVAPHVVALANAEDLPAHGQAVTARFRG
- a CDS encoding histidinol-phosphate transaminase; this encodes MKPIGSRVELVDLPLREDLRGRTPYGAPQLDVPVRLNTNENPYPPTPALVEDVVREVAAIAGELHRYPDRDAVALREDLADYLASSTGVPLTSANVWAANGSNEVLQQILQAFGGPGRSALGFEPSYSMHPIIAAGTRTEWAPTPRRADFSLDVDAAAAVIASRAPDVVFVTSPNNPTGQSLPVEDLRVLIEAAPGVVVVDEAYAEFSSRPSAVVLLADHPAKLIVSRTMSKAFAFAGGRLGYLAAAPAVVDALQLVRLPYHLSALTQAAARASLRHASETLGSVARLAAERDRVVDALTGLGFSVVASDANFVLFGWFEDAHATWRSYLERGVLIRDVGIAGHLRVTVGTPEENDAFLAASKEVGR